A window of Miscanthus floridulus cultivar M001 chromosome 12, ASM1932011v1, whole genome shotgun sequence genomic DNA:
AGTGTCCAATTGAGCCCAAGTAGTAATTAGGCCAGTAGTGACAGTGAGAGTGAAGAGTGAAGATCTTAGAGCTATAGGAGAAATCTTCGGAAGTCTCTGGTATAACTCTTGTAATTCCTCTTGTAAGATACTTTatttgcaatatatatatatatatatatatatatatatatatatatatatatatatatatatatatatatatcctttttAGTACTTTTCTACATTTCCAGCATTTACTTAGCTAAGTCCTTAGTTATATTTGTGTTGCGGCTTTTTGATCATATATTGTTTAGTTAGTAAGTTTCCAATAGTATGGGATCTTCGTCACCAGCTGGTGCTCTAATCTTAGCGCAAGGTTAGAGTAGTATCTTATAGTGTatgtgtggtgcttagactataCGTTACCTTGGATTGTGGCTAGCTCTCCGAATAGATTGTGGTAGTAGGCATGTGGtgactataacaccctaggtgttaggcttgcataattgcacttgcatttgcatgagcatgagcataagcatcaaacattcatatatgagcttttACAGGTGAAacttacaattgaaacatgccttgttattctaTGTTTTCCATATgcgtatgcttatgatcatgtgtggtTAATGCAAGTGGGTGatgtttggtcactaaaacaacttagctacacttaggataccgaatggaacaatgttcatgtggatcactttacctaattaagctcctaagtgatgacatgcttggttgacctaggaagtatttGTGTGGGACCAATGTGAAATGCTTATGGGACCTTAGGGGtaccctaaacatgtttagaatatcactaggatcaactttggtattcatgactaaggctagtttggtctctaagtcatatctATAATGTAAATTACCATTTCCATGATagatgtttgacctaagttgaactataacctagattatttgcatggatgtgcaccctaaaacaaagttgtagtacttgagtagtgtaacaatatttatttttgtgtcataggctaattcagctcctaacatgcttgaatttgggtCACAAAAATCATTGCAATGTTGTTTTTCAAActtaggaaattttctaagtctaacaGGGTTTCACAGTTTGATGTATCCTACTTTGAGTTGATGTAACTTCTAAACCTTTGTGAATTAGAAGATGATTTCTAAATCAATCTGGTAGCCCTCACATAGATCTCCAACTCTTATTAATGCAATTTGTGCTAAGTCGCCATGGTTTTAGAGTTTCGAGGGCAAGAAAGCACGCTGTCGGTCCGAGTGCGACAGGTGGAAGCCATAGGTAGGCATTGCCCCCACCGGTTAGGCCATCGCGGACACCTCAATGCCATGCGCCTGATGCTTCACATTGCTGGCCTCGCTCGCGTCCATTCACCTTGTCCGAGCCACAATGCCTCCGTGCTTCCTTTCCTTCGCATCGTCATCCCCGTGTCTCATAGATGCTCTAACCCTAACTTGCCTAACCTCTACCCCTCCGACCTCGCCGGCGTGTGAGCCTCGCCGGAGTGAGTTTCGCTGCCGAGCGGACATGCCCACGGCTAGGCTTCCCTAGCACACCACTAACCCTAGATTAGCCTTAGGAGTCTCGCCTAAGCACTGTGATGCCATAGCCTCTCTCGCCTATTCCAGCCATGGTCGAAGACGACCGGCACACCTCCGCGTAGCGCCGCcgtgctgccatggccggcgatgaccTATCCTCGGTGTATCTCCACCTCAACCACCTACCTCTATCGATGCAGGAGAGAGTGAGGAACATCGTGGTGGGGTCAGTTTTGCTGGAGGGTTCACCATCGGCGAGCTAGCGCCAGTCAAACCACTGCCTCTATCTCTAGGTGACTAACCCATGGGGTCCGCTGACTgttgggtcccacatgtcagcgactaTAGTTCTAGGTTTTGTTTATTTCTTTTCTAGATATTTTAGCTAACTTTGGAAAatgatatctagagctaggaatgttcaaattgagtgaaccaaattttgttggattcctcatgaagtgtagtatttgaaaaaaaaatatgaaatgcactatttctaGTATGTTTCTTAGAGAATAAAATAGAGCtttataaatgctttttaaatggtttcaatcttgtaaaatgtaaACCTTGAGCTAGGAAAATGATAAAAAAAtgcgattccaattttgttggtcttgtattgtcatgtactacctaggaaaaatattggtTGCACAGTGATCTTGTTGGACAGGAGTTTGCTATTTATCATAAATAAATGCTTGATTCTtatgctatttttcatggtaaaaatatgtatctaatgagcatgaaactttttgtgtagtgTGCTTGTGCTATGATGAAGCgaagaaaaatattaattctgttgtttgacacttttcaataggatttcctatttatgctattttaagccatgctggcttgtcatttttgtgtaggatgtttgaCTTGTTAAAATgctatgaaatttatacagtagcctattggggACATTTATAAGCTATTGTATTTTTTGTAGAATTTACTGTACACTTttctatgtgtttattatttcacctaattatctaaataaattaataaaggcatgaaaagaatttatttaggaatggccactatgttttctagtgctcatttgatgtatgttaactgttggtaatattggtagtgctcaaagtaccattcttgtctgtagtgaaatattattttccctaaaattcatttatagtgactttctggatagattctggagttaagcaaattacatggtgaagatgatgtttgctatgaatcttgTCTATAACAAAAATGTAGATTACTCACTTATATAGCTTgttttaaattttcatggcatttggccaaacgtcttgtgagttatgactgttcaaagttggtcttcagaacttgtagttctctagaatttctagacCAGGTTTGATAAATGTTCCTGTTTAGCCTTGTTAACTTGCGAATCATGCtaggatgattaaatatgaattgtagataatttcataatctttccaaattATCTTGTTACATATCTTTTGGGtcagtacaactccagttatgagttaaACTAGCAGCTGTTATCTACAGCCCTAAATCTAAGAATGCAGTGAATAACttgattgctttatatgagttgatgtgatgatttcgATGCTTAGgctgattaagataaattgttagttgcaggtgctagaccacttactgaagatgaacaactttatctttggttgttagagcttggtgagtgtgtagttcttgctttcaagaagagatatgcatctaCTCAGTAAAATCAATGTTAATCTTGAATCATCATATCATTCATGTGTTCGTCtttacatggctgtacatttcatcatcaccttccatctcttttgcatgcatgactcttatgtggtgcatatgcatgcaatagatgtttcagagggagtcacgcttctggaattcaaACAAGGACTTCCGTAGGagtaggaggtgcaggccccaaaaggaggagccaatgaagaagaagttcttgagtgtcccgatcaccaaccatgctctttcctgaaaggcaagccccagagcattctaagtctcctatgttttaaaaatgatTACTTTAAGTATctttatatgtttgatgcattaagtgataggagttggatgcaaacacttgttgcatatctatctattccttgtccagtaaacgtaccctgaatcctatttaggtctaagagcaaatcaatgcttagccatgcttagactggtaatgtcaggtgatttcctatcacctgcaagataggaTGATATCTGGTcatgattggctatatttgctatcgtggaaataaccatgtgttaataatgaatggagatcgAGCGCGATGTCGATAGATAAGCAACAAGgtaaggaggtcttgggtgtggatctatccccatctgtgttggttaaggaccgattcactatgcgtcctcatgtcatgttgaatgcatgcctatcacttagttgaccggataacttgttccgaccgcaaagccgagtagctcaacttaggctggaagccgagaagtgaaagtgcgcactctggtggtagtaaggatgtatggggagccattggcataagtccaaaggGCAGATTGATGTCCTGGCAGAGTGGATTCCCTGAGAGTGCGGCGCTGCTCGAAGCCGTGAATttagttcctgagttgtaccaaaggtgacccaaggcGACCACTGATCAAATTgtttgggtgtgtgttaggaataattccctagctgggtaggaatcgatttgagttgccgtctctcccggatagtgagaacttgactgagtagcggcaacgtagagacacttaattgaacttgatgattataatgatgatgatgatgttacaacattataccaaatatggttactaatgtttggagtctaatcaagtgcttgctctagtacaggtgctaatctagatgacagGTTTAATATTGGTAACTTGCTGCTTaactaataatttaaattatgcccttgtatcattaaagcttttatgcaaaatggttgtgaAGCGAGATCCACcgaataaagccttgcatactccttggtgtcatttatttttggtttacgacggataagtctagctaagtacattcttgtacttagggtttattccctcttgttgcaaatGACGTGCTTTATAATGGCTACTGCAactattgtctccaccctactagtgatgaagactagatcatgggcatgatcttctatgttatcttatcatgatgcttttgttggatatgactatggagctggcttgtatttgaactaagtatgTGTGATGGTTTCCAACTACTTTGCTTTCGCTAGTTGtgaactcgtgttgtaataactatgtgaactccgatgtgtGAGATACTTgcgaactacttgtgaaatgtatgtaacatgtggcttgttatgttgaatcactacgatcttggttgtatgcaagttggtttgaaatccttcatggttttagttgactatcggatttatatgggttcaagtatgacggtttgatcattctggtgattgcttttgtacttgtgctcttataaattggtcagctcttataaattggttagttctattacagctagtatcagagcaaggttcaacattaaacatgtcatatgtgtatttaaaacaaaggtttttattTGCAAAAATCAATTTTTACAACTTATAGCCACTTAatataggtgtgttcaaatctgaaattttacctaagtgtgccagtggtcatatcctctatgcccaaataaggacttttaggtggcttttTTAAGCACTaactttggggggggggggggtaattgcttgcatttttatttcgtcgtccatacggtgtgctattgtatggatgccatccgtttgggtggtaatgtatggatcaattgtctctacgcccaggtaagtgtgagttgtgagagcatgaccatccaactgttagtctaggggagagttagttgtggttactagaataaatacatgttacacccatgtatatatgaaggtacttagttgtgggtatatctgtcgagTAGCTGTGGATACCGAACTATATATataggatgtatatatggagagtatcttagtttactgctttcattgtgtgcttatttatctcttgtggggatgggctacaatgaatttgcctgcaggtacactaacaacgcaacgtgtAGACCGACTAGATGcgtatattgagagaacgtatgtatgccaccatgtatgtcgctagaattttaaatttttcctaagattcgtgaggacgtacggaacatgcatgcatcatgttcactcatgtaattatatttttgcatcacttcctcccttatctttaattatccCGTTATATATTTCTTATCCTATAAGATAATCCTCTCACTCCCAAATTGCAATGTTACTACAGATGGACACAGCAGCACTCCCACCCAGGAGCAGCACATTCCTGCATGTGTTTGGCACTCCAACCCTTTTGTGGAGGGTGCTACATTTCGTGGGATACGCTAAGCCGCCTCGTTATACTTGGAAGCAAGTAGAGGCTCTTGGAAGTGTTAGTTGATATTTGTCAAGAGTTTGGTGACGAGTTGATCAATGGACCAGCCGAGTCCATTCCTCGAGTAGCCCCGTCTGAGGTAGTTTGGCTAGATTTTGAGGATGATCCCTTGGTAATGTCAGAGACAGAGCGGGTTCAGAGCTTTGGGCCAgccatgagtgctatgatggttgTTCTGAAGATGTTCTATGATCGTCAGAGCACTTATGTTAGTGTTTTGATAGCACTTCAGCAGGCACAGAATGAACGACACAAGTGGAAGAAATGTACGCGCAAGTATGGTAAAGAGTTTAGGGCAGCCCAAAATGAGATAGGTGGTTTTATGGATGCTTTGGAAACTCGCAGGCAGCAGTTTATGAGCGTTGTTAGGGAAAGAGATGCTAACCATGATCAGATCAAGCAGTTGACTCGTGAGCGGGATGATGCAATCCGTCTGGCACAAACTAGGAACAATGCTAGGGTCTTGGCTAAAATTTGTGCTGAAATAAGAGAGAATGAACTCCTCCACTAGATTAAAGAACTATAGATTGACGTTCACCATCTCAATAATTAGATCAATCCAATTCCTCACCCTATTCCAATGTACCCCGTGGTGGGAGGACCACAGGTAATCTtcactgatgatgatggcatggaaaTAGATGCCAAAGTCATCGCAATGCCTGAAGctatagaagaagaagaagaagaggaggaggaactgGAGCCTATCGAAGATGAAGATGGTGAAGTAGTGATTGATGCTGCCACCGATGAAGAAGCATAATTTAGCTATAGCACTAAGACAGATGCACTAGTTCATATATTTTGCTTTCTTCTAGAAGGACATGTAACTTAAATTCAGCTACTGACTTTGATGTAATCTCTGATACTTTCATGTTTGCTCCATGTGGATGTGAGCATTGATAAAAGTCCAGCTTTGATGTTGGCAAAAATTTGGCATGTAAGCGTATGCATCGCGAGAATGTGCAGAGTAAAATATTGGCaatgttatgaggatgaattattgtgcctctatttattgAATGAAATTAttctctccaataagttcagtttgacataattctataattcatctgtaatgtttctgacatcgtccatcattactcactATTGCACTTCTCCAGATGTCATGCAATCTACGTTTGGGCAGAGttgggggtagtggtgatgagGATCTCCCACCATCATCACCGCCCACATCAtctgatctgttggccatgctTGTTGAAGGTCAACGTGCTTTAGGGGATGCCATGCGTACCCTAGCACAGCATCAAGCACAGGGTCGCAACCAACATCAGGGACCAGAGCCAAATCAATATAGTGATTTTAAAGAATTCCACGACACCAagccaccaattttcaaagaagctgaagagccgctccAGACCGAAGAGTGGCTAAACATGCTTGAGCACAAGTTTCGTTTGCTTAGGCTGATAGAACAAATGAAGACTTAGTATGCTTtgcatcagttgcaaggaccagcaggtataCGATGGCATCATTATAGGTCCACCTTACCTGAGAATGCTTAGATCACTTGGAACCAATTCTAGGATGCTTTCAAGggtcattatattcctcccggCTTGATGGCCATGAAGCACACTGAGTTCATGAAGCTGGTACAAGGCACCAAGAATCttactgaatatcttcatgcattcaatcatctggcaaggtatgccctaGAATTTGTTGATACAGAAGCAAAGAAAATCGCTAGCTTCAAGAGAGGGCTttgccccaaactgatgaagaccttGGGGAGCAACAAGAGTActactttcaatgagttcgtgagtgatgctctcactcaagagaacaacaataatGCCTATGTAGCTTTCAAGAATCGTAAGAGGACCTTTGAGGAAATTGCATCTTAGGCTAAAGCTCCTATGGCAGTCAAGAGTCAGTTTTGTCCACCTGTTGTAGCCACAAAGTATCATCCGCCTCAAAAGCAGAATCAGGCCAAGACTGGGTTCCGTAAGGCCTTTACTATTCCTCGTCCAAAAGGCACCATAGGACCAAGGAATTCTTTTGTTCTGCCAAGTAACTGGCCCTACTGGAATTGTGGCAAgatgggtcattggtccaagagtTGTCCTTATCCTCAGAAGAATAATCAGAAGCAGGGGAATTCTGGTGCTTGTCAAGgtcatgttaactacaccaacatgACAGGGATACCCTCAGGCGAGGTGGTCACTACaagtaagtttcttgtgaatcaacaCCCTGCAGTTGTACTGTTTGATTccagtgcttcgcattcattcatgagtctagTATTTGCATCAAAGTATAATCAGAAGGTAATTACACTATCCActggtagttattgcattagtgcagctagAACTAATATTTCTACCAATCAGGTAGTGCAGGATGTGAGTATCAAAATAGAGGGACGAGTGTATATGTCCGATCTAGTAGTTTTGCCAGGTTTAGGTATAGATGTAATAttggggatgaagtggatgagtggtcatggagtgctcattgatacttccactagggtcgttatgttgagggatcctatcagcaatgaGGCTTTCCTGgtgccacttcctagagatctggACCTCCACAACACTGGCAATGCTATCCAGACGCCGAGAATTGAGGACGTTctggtagtttgtgaatttccagatgtatttcctgatgatctacctAGTTTACCACCAGATCGAGATATCGAAttcaagattgagttagtgccgggtactgcacctatttctagaaggccttataggatgccatccaatgagttagcagagcttaaagtttagttacaagatctgttagaaaAGGGTCTTATCTGACCTAGTGTATCTCCCTAGAGTTGTCCcactatatttgtgaagaaggacaagtcattgcgcatgtgtgtggattatcgtccactcaatgccgtgacaatcaagaacaagtacccattgccttgcaattatattttatttggttagttgtctaaggcaaaggtattctccaaaattatttgagatctggctatcatcaaataaaaaatagaccggaggatatacctaaaactgctttcttcaccagatatgggttgtatgagcaTCTTGTTATGTCTTCtggtttgaccaatgctcctgcatacttcgtatatctgatgaatttagtattcatgtcagaactggacaaatttgtggttgtcttcattgatgacattttgatctttTTTGTGAATGCTGAAGAGCATGCCggacatctgagaattgttttatccAAACTAcgagagcataagctttatgccaagttcagtaaatgtgagttttggctaaagaAAGTACCTTCTTGGTCCATGTGTTATCTGATGAAGGAATTTTGGTTGATccaactaaggtgcaagaagtcttgGATCGGAAAGCACCAACTTTAGTGCATGAGGTTAGGAGTTTTCttggtttggctggctattatcatcgcttcatctgggatttctctaaaatagccaagcccatAACCAGGTTGCTTCAGaaagatgtgaagtttgtttggactccggAGTGTGAAACAACTTTTCACACTTTGCAGACTTTATTGACTTCAGCTCCTAtcttggcacaacctgatatcgagaaaccttttgatatgTTTTATGATGCATtaggtaccggtttaggatgtgttcttatgtaggaaggtcgggttattgcttatgcctcgcATCAACTAAGGAAGCACGAagtcaattatccaactcatgatctagagttagctatggttgttcatgctttgaagatttggaggcattacctactCGATAAcgtgtgtcatatctatactgatcataaaagcctcaagtatatcttcactcaaccagaattgaacatgaggtagagaagatggctagagttgattaaagattataacttagaagtacattatcatcctagcaaagcaaatgtggttgctgacactttgagtagaaagtctcactgcaattctctcttggaaggagattatcatttggcacatctgttacatcctgctatGTTGCACAGTATTACTCTCAGTTGCTCTCTTGAAAGTAAAATTATCGAGCTTCAGAAgtccgatgtgggtgtgttccacataaaaaggaagatgaaggagcaagaaacaaaacacttctGAGTAGATGAGAAGGGTgtcctatggtttaaggatagacttgtagtgtcaaaggacaaagagcttagaaaccaaatcttaggtgaagctcactcctccaagttatctattcacctaggaagtagcaaaatgtatcaagacttgaaacctcgcttttggtggaccaagatgaagaaagaaatcacaggttatgttgcaaggtgtgacaattgttgtagagtcaaagcaattcacttgAAGGATGTTGGACTTCTTCAACCATtatctattctaggatggaaatgggaagaaattagtatggatttcattgttggacttccccctactcaaaagaattttaattctatatgggtaatagtggatcgtttaaccAAGTCTGCCCATTTCACACCAGTTAGAACcgactatcgaccaagtgactatgctgagttgtattttaatcagatagtatgtctccatggtgttcatagaaccattgtatctgacagaggacctcagttcactgcttgtttttgggaacatttgcacaagatgttaggcaccaacttagttagaagttctgcttatcatccatagacctcCGAACAGACgaagcgagtgaatcaaatattggaagacatgttcagagcttgtgtcatatcttccaaaggttcatgggagaagtggttacccttggctgaattttcctataataatagctatcaagaaagtacCAAGATGGCTCtgttcgaagcattgtatggccgcaaatgtagaactcctttgaactaggttgaatccagagaaaggagatactatagTATTGATTTCATCGaggaggctgaacaacaagtccatactatctagaaacatatggaagctgctcaagctaggcagaaaagctatgcggataaaagaaggaagcccattgagtttgaagttggtgattatgtttatctgaaagtatcactgaTAAAAGGTGTGCAACAGTTTGGAGTAAAGAGGaaacttgcacctagatatgtagatCCATATCCGATAATAGAGAAGAGTGGGAGAGTAGCccacaagatagagttaccttataagatgagagctatcttcaatgtttttcatgtatctcaattaaagaaatgtctccgtattcccgaagaaagagtttcacttagaaatatcaagttgaaatcagatctatcctatgaagaaaggccGATGCGGGTTATTGATACTAAAGAGAGAGTAACCCGGagttgggtggtcaagttttacaaggtcgtgtgaagtaatcagggtagtgagagcgatgcaatgTGGAAACGGGAAGATTATTAGAAGGATGTATAcgctaccttttattcaaaatggtacgcttttcaaatcttgggatgagatttttataaagggggagggctataacaccctaggtgttaggcttgcataattgcacttgcatttgcatgagcataagcatcaaacattcatatatgagcttttATAGGTGAAacgtacaattgaaacatgtgaaacatgccttgttattctatgttttccatatgtgtatgcttatgatcatgtgtggtTAATGCAAGTGGGTGatgtttggtcactaaaacaccttagctacacttaggatgcctaatggaacaatgttcatgtggatcactttacctaattaagctcctaattGATGACATGCTTggttgacctaggaagtatttGTGTGGGACCAAtgtgaaatgcttgtgggaccttaggggtGCCCTAAACATGTTTATAATATCACTAGGactaactttggtattcatgactaaggctagtttggtctctaagtcatatctATAATGTAAATTACCATTTCCATGATggatgtttgacctaagttgaagtataacctagattgtttgcatggatgtgcaccctaaaacaaagttgtagtacttgggtAGCGTAACAACTTTTAGTTTTGGAT
This region includes:
- the LOC136495591 gene encoding uncharacterized protein yields the protein MAVKSQFCPPVVATKYHPPQKQNQAKTGFRKAFTIPRPKGTIGPRNSFVLPSNWPYWNCGKMGHWSKSCPYPQKNNQKQGNSGACQGHVNYTNMTGIPSGEVVTTSKFLVNQHPAVVLFDSSASHSFMSLVFASKYNQKVITLSTGSYCISAARTNISTNQVVQDVSIKIEGRVYMSDLVVLPGLGIDVILGMKWMSGHGVLIDTSTRVVMLRDPISNEAFLVPLPRDLDLHNTGNAIQTPRIEDVLVVCEFPDVFPDDLPSLPPDRDIEFKIELVPGTAPISRRPYRMPSNELAELKV